CAAGATACCGGTTCGCTTGTTGCAATGGCCTCAGTCCGACGGCGGGGGGGAGATGAAACCGGACCGGCGCAGGTTCCGAAAGTTGGTCCAAGAGAACGCTGTGGCGGATATTACTTGATCGATTCCAACCCGGCTCGGATCGGCGCCGGCAGGTCGATTTTTCTACCCGTGTTTCTCTCGATAGCCACATGCACCGTTCGTACCGTGGCCCCGATCTCGCCATGCGAATTCTTGATGTCAGTTGTCAGTTCAAAGGAGACGCGCTTTAGCTTCGTGGCCCGAACCGAAATCGAAATGTTGTCCCCCAAATGAAACGGTTGCAGGTAATCGGCCTCGGCGTGGGCAATCAGAACCAGGTAGTCGGAGCCTCCTATTATCTGCTCCATACCGCAGCCGATCGACTGAAGAAACTCTTCATAGGCGGTGTGAGCGATCCGAAAGTGGCTTACAAAGAAGACAACGCCGGCGGCATCGGTGTCATGCAGTTTTATGCTGGACTTAATTTCGAAGGCCACGAAATCCCTTTCGAAAAATCAGGTGATCGAACGCAACATGTTGTCTATATTAAGCGTCAATGGTAGGAGTGTAAACAGCAAAATTACAATGAACTGATTTCAGGAGTGAAGATGAAACTTTCGCAAACGCTCTGTCGCGCGCTGCTCATAATCTGGGCCGTGCTGCTGATGGCCTCGTTGGCATACACTGCCGACGATTCCGGTATTCCACAACGGTCGGATATCGACGACAAGTACAAGTGGCGTGTCGAGGACATTTACGAAACACCCGATCTCTGGGAGGCGGACTTCCAGACGTTGAAATCTACTATGACTGGTCTGCAACAGTATCAGGGCCATCTGGGTGACTCTCCCAAGATGCTGTATGATTGTCTGACTATGTCGGATGAACTGGGTATTATCGAGGGCAACCTGTATGTCTACGCCTACCTCAAACTCGACGAAGACAACCGTTCGAGTGTGTACCAGGAACTGGCAGGGCGAATTCAGGCCTTGTCGTCCCAATTGAGCGAGGCTACATCGTTTATCGAGCCGGAACTGCTCACCCTGGACGAGGCCAAAGTCGAGGCGTTCATGAAGCAGGAGCCCAAACTGGAACTGTACCGGTTCTACCTCGAAGACCAACTGAGGCGCAAGGCGCATATTCTGTCACAGGAGGAAGAGGCTATCATCGCGGCCCTGGGACCGGTGGCGCGGGCACCTTCGGCTATCTTTCAAATGATCGACGCGGCCGATTTGAAGCTGGGTACGGTGGTCGATGGTGAGGGTGATACCATCAGTCTTACCTGGGGGCGGTACGCGCGCATCATGGAAGGACCCGACCGCGAACTCAGGAGCCGGGCCAACGACACCGTGCAGGCGTCGTACCTCAGATACATCAACACCCTGGGGACGACCTTTGGCGCA
This DNA window, taken from Candidatus Zixiibacteriota bacterium, encodes the following:
- a CDS encoding acyl-CoA thioesterase; this encodes MAFEIKSSIKLHDTDAAGVVFFVSHFRIAHTAYEEFLQSIGCGMEQIIGGSDYLVLIAHAEADYLQPFHLGDNISISVRATKLKRVSFELTTDIKNSHGEIGATVRTVHVAIERNTGRKIDLPAPIRAGLESIK